One Pyrus communis chromosome 13, drPyrComm1.1, whole genome shotgun sequence genomic window carries:
- the LOC137713283 gene encoding zinc finger BED domain-containing protein RICESLEEPER 1-like: protein MQQTKYMVLKVHFIDSKWELHKKMLNFCEVPNDNEETVGEVIASCLVDWGIEKALTVSVDNANDAALNSMKMKLKNFTGNLLDGECLHMRCYTHILNSIVHESLIDVHESIDSIRNAVKYVSSSPEGLMKFEACIKHEKIECKGLMVLDVPTRWNTTYLMLRDALKFQKAFEKLEEGDEDYGSHFLEDESGLKMIGPPTVDDWENVRAFVWFLKIFYDATLKFGASGVTSNICFDTMCSLRSKLTTLSQSQDSLLGKMATSIKPKYDKYWGSLDDNKLLIVSVVLDPRFKLDYVAFCFGEIYGDSMVEDMEKGVKELLFRLYEVYSASDSTPSCTKASNGDQYHYEWMKKFLEFKEKKGLLLRNEVDRYLSESCENTADDTYDMLHWWKVNSTKYGMLSSME, encoded by the coding sequence ATGCAACAGACCAAGTACATGGTTCTGAAGGTCCATTTTATTGACAGCAAATGGGAGCTTCATAAGAAAATGTTGAACTTTTGTGAAGTACCTAATGATAATGAGGAGACAGTTGGAGAAGTCATTGCATCGTGTTTAGTTGATTGGGGTATAGAAAAAGCGTTGACAGTTTCTGTTGATAATGCAAATGATGCGGCTCTGAACTCTATGAAAATGAAGTTGAAAAATTTTACTGGGAATCTGTTAGATGGTGAATGTTTACACATGCGATGCTACACACATATTTTGAATTCGATTGTGCACGAGAGCTTGATAGATGTGCATGAATCAATTGATAGTATTCGCAATGCTGTGAAATATGTAAGTTCGTCTCCTGAAGGGTTAATGAAATTTGAAGCATGTATTAAGCACGAAAAAATTGAGTGTAAAGGTCTTATGGTTTTGGATGTTCCTACTAGGTGGAATACCACCTATTTGATGTTGAGAGATGCCTTAAAGTTCCAAAAGGCTTTTGAGAAGCTAGAAGAAGGTGATGAAGATTATGGTAGCCATTTCTTGGAGGATGAGAGTGGGTTAAAAATGATAGGTCCACCTACAGTTGATGATTGGGAAAACGTTCGggcttttgtttggtttttgaaGATTTTTTATGATGCAACCTTGAAGTTTGGTGCTTCAGGTGTCACTTCCAATATCTGTTTTGATACGATGTGTTCGCTTCGATCCAAGTTGACAACATTGAGCCAAAGTCAAGATTCACTCTTGGGGAAAATGGCAACTAGTATCAAACCAAAATATGACAAATATTGGGGTTCTCTTGACGACAACAAGCTGTTGATTGTTTCAGTTGTGCTTGATCCACGATTTAAGTTGGATTATGTGgcattttgttttggtgagatATATGGTGATTCCATGGTTGAAGACATGGAGAAAGGGGTCAAAGAGCTTTTGTTTCGTCTATACGAGGTTTATAGTGCATCGGATTCCACTCCCAGTTGCACCAAAGCTTCTAATGGTGATCAGTATCATTACGAATGGATGAAAAAGTTTCTAgagttcaaagaaaagaaaggtttACTGTTGAGAAATGAGGTGGATAGGTATTTGTCAGAGAGTTGTGAGAATACAGCAGACGACACTTATGATATGCTGCATTGGTGGAAAGTAAACTCTACAAAGTATGGAATGCTGTCTTCTATGGAATAA
- the LOC137713047 gene encoding probable polyribonucleotide nucleotidyltransferase 1, chloroplastic isoform X2 — MLANPDSGRLHCPNPSQFLNPNRPKCFRFPNCPRSPCFPSKSKFCNLSLLLPRQTGKKGLAIRALSESGGVSTSGGPQGYPQPYSVKIPVGDRHILVETGHIGRQASASVTVTDGETIIYTSVCLADTPSEPSDFFPLSVHYQERFSAAGRTSGGFFKREGRAKDHEVLICRLIDRPLRPTMLNGFYHETQILSWVLSYDGLHSPDSLAVTAAGIAVALSEVPNSKTVAGVRIGLVGDKFIVNPTTKEMEDSELDLLVAGTDNAILMIEGYCDFLTEEKLLQAVEVGQDAIQAICNEVEALVKKCGKPKMLDAIKLPPPELYNHVEEIAGDELIRALQIKDKIPRRKALLSLEGEVLTILTEKGYVSKDAALVGSETIPDIFEDEEEDEEVVVDGEVDEGDVHIKPSSRKSTPLFFSEVDVKLVFKEVTSKFLRRRIVEGGRRSDGRTPYEIRPINSKCGLLPRAHGSALFTRGETQSLAVVTLGDKQMAQRVDNLVDVDEWKRFYLQYTFPPSCVGEVGRNGAPSRREIGHGMLAERALEPILPSEDDFPYTIRVESTITESNGSSSMASVCGGCLALQDAGVPIKSSIVGIAMGMVLETEEFGGNGAPLILSDITGSEDASGDMDFKVAGNEDGVTAFQMDIKVSGITLPVMREALLQAKDGRKHIIAEMLKCSSPPSRSLSKYAPLIHIMKVNPEKVNLIIGSGGKKVKSIIEESGVDTIDTQEDGIVRITSRDLSSIEKAKAIITNLTMVPSVGDIFRNCEIKSIVPYGVFVEIAPGREGLCHISELSSEWLAKAEDAVKVGEHIDVKLIEVNEKGQLRLSRKALLPDTDAENASSKQPTGDSNDVASQETSDKGSTKEIISTPKRDLAGELPQKKFIRRLVSAAKDRPNINEDKTKKSSKVVSSVSSKDENTLVNGEANIG, encoded by the exons ATGCTGGCAAATCCTGACAGTGGCAGACTCCACTGCCCTAATCCCTCCCAATTCCTGAACCCAAACAGGCCCAAATGTTTCCGCTTTCCAAACTGCCCTCGTTCCCCATGCTTCCCCAGCAAGTCCAAGTTCTGCAACTTGTCCCTGCTTCTGCCCAGGCAGACCGGCAAGAAGGGTCTTGCCATCAGAGCTTTGTCCGAGTCCGGTGGTGTTTCGACGAGCGGTGGTCCTCAGGGATACCCTCAGCCGTACTCTGTCAAAATCCCTGTTGGTGATAGACAT attttggttgagacagGTCATATTGGGAGACAAGCCAGTGCTTCTGTTACAGTGACAGATGGAGAAACC ATTATTTACACATCTGTTTGTCTGGCCGACACTCCAAGTGAGCCTTCAGACTTCTTCCCTCTTTCGGTACATTATCAGGAGCGCTTTTCAGCTGCAGGTCGAACTAG TGGAGGCTTCTTCAAACGAGAAGGAAGGGCGAAAGATCATGAG GTTCTCATTTGTAGATTGATTGATAGGCCTTTGCGTCCAACTATGTTGAACGGCTTCTACCATGAAACTCAGATACTTTCTTGG GTTCTGAGTTATGATGGTTTGCACTCTCCTGATTCTTTGGCAGTCACAGCAGCTGGAATAGCAGT GGCTCTTTCTGAAGTTCCAAACTCAAAAACTGTAGCAGGAGTGCGAATTGGTCTTGTTGGTGACAAATTTATCGTGAATCCAACAACAAAGGAGATGGAAGACTCTGAGTTGGACTTGTTGGTCGCTGGCACAGATAATGCAATATTGATGATAGAG GGCTATTGTGATTTTCTCACAGAGGAAAAGTTGCTGCAAGCAGTAGAAGTTGGGCAG GATGCCATACAAGCAATTTGCAATGAGGTAGAAGCTTTGGTTAAGAAGTGTGGAAAGCCAAAAATGcttgatgcaatcaaattaCCTCCCCCTGAGCTATATAATCATGTTGAG GAAATTGCCGGTGATGAGTTGATAAGAGCTCTGCAGATTAAGGACAAGATTCCTAGAAGGAAGGCTCTCTTGTCTTTGGAAGGAGAAGTTTTAACTATACTTACAGAAAAGGGATATGTTAGTAAGGATGCAGCTCTTGTAGGCAGTGAAACAATACCAGATATATTTGAAGATgaagaggaggatgaggaagtgGTTGTGGATGGTGAAGTAGATGAAGGTGATGTTCATATAAAGCCTAGTTCACGAAAGTCAACCCCCTTG ttCTTTTCTGAGGTAGATGTGAAGCTGGTATTCAAAGAAGTTACATCCAAATTTTTACGAAGACGCATTGTGGAG GGTGGAAGAAGAAGTGATGGACGTACCCCATATGAGATACGTCCAATCAACTCAAAATGTGGACTGCTTCCAAGGGCACATGGAAGTGCTCTTTTCACACGTGGGGAAACCcag TCATTGGCTGTTGTTACACTCGGGGATAAACAGATGGCACAGAGGGTAGACAACCTAGTAGATGTTGACGAATGGAAGAGATTCTATCTCCAG TACACATTTCCCCCTTCATGTGTTGGGGAAGTTGGACGGAATGGAGCCCCTAGTAGAAGAGAAATTGGCCATGGAATGCTTGCTGAGAGAGCTCTTGAACCAATTTTGCCTTCCGAAGATGATTTTCCTTACACTATACGTGTTGAGAGTACAATTACTGAAAGCAATGGCTCTTCAAG TATGGCATCTGTTTGTGGGGGCTGCTTAGCTTTACAGGATGCTGGTGTTCCAATCAAGTCCTCTATAGTTGGGATAGCAATGGGTATGGTTTTGGAAACTGAGGAATTTGGGGGAAATGGTGCTCCACTAATTCTGTCTGACATAACTGGATCTGAAGATGCATCCGGGGATATGGATTTCAAG GTTGCCGGAAATGAAGATGGTGTAACTGCATTTCAGATGGACATAAAG GTGAGCGGGATTACATTACCAGTTATGAGAGAGGCACTCCTACAGGCAAAGGATGGCCGTAAGCATATTATTG CGGAAATGTTGAAGTGCTCATCTCCTCCTTCAAGATCGCTTTCTAAGTATGCACCACTGATTCACATAATGAAG GTCAACCCGGAGAAAGTAAACTTAATCATTGGTAGTGGTGGGAAGAAGGTGAAGAGTATTATAGAAGAGTCTGGAGTAGACACAATTGACACACAAGAAGACGGGATA GTGAGAATTACCAGCAGGGATTTGTCTAGCATAGAAAAGGCTAAAGCTATTATTACTAACTTGACAATGGTTCCGTCAGTTGGTGATATCTTCAG GAACTGCGAGATCAAATCAATAGTTCCATATGGAGTATTTGTGGAAATAGCACCTGGGCGAGAG GGACTTTGCCATATTAGCGAGTTGAGTTCAGAGTGGCTGGCAAAGGCAGAAGAC gCTGTTAAAGTTGGAGAGCATATTGATGTTAAACTTATTGAG GTAAATGAGAAGGGGCAACTTCGCCTTAGCCGCAAAGCTCTACTTCCAGATACAGATGCAGAGAATGCCAGTTCAAAGCAGCCTACGGGTGACTCCAATGATGTAGCTTCCCAAGAAACATCTGACAAGGGTTCAACGAAGGaaattattagcactccaaagaGGGACTTAGCTGGAGAGCTCCCACAAAAGAAGTTCATTCGGAGATTAGTCAGTGCTGCCAAAGACAGACCAAATATCAACGAAGATAAGACAAAGAAGAGCAGTAAAGTAGTCAGTAGCGTCTCCAGCAAGGACGAAAATACTTTAGTGAATGGAGAGGCTAACATTGGATAG
- the LOC137713047 gene encoding probable polyribonucleotide nucleotidyltransferase 1, chloroplastic isoform X1 — MLANPDSGRLHCPNPSQFLNPNRPKCFRFPNCPRSPCFPSKSKFCNLSLLLPRQTGKKGLAIRALSESGGVSTSGGPQGYPQPYSVKIPVGDRHILVETGHIGRQASASVTVTDGETIIYTSVCLADTPSEPSDFFPLSVHYQERFSAAGRTSGGFFKREGRAKDHEVLICRLIDRPLRPTMLNGFYHETQILSWVLSYDGLHSPDSLAVTAAGIAVALSEVPNSKTVAGVRIGLVGDKFIVNPTTKEMEDSELDLLVAGTDNAILMIEGYCDFLTEEKLLQAVEVGQDAIQAICNEVEALVKKCGKPKMLDAIKLPPPELYNHVEEIAGDELIRALQIKDKIPRRKALLSLEGEVLTILTEKGYVSKDAALVGSETIPDIFEDEEEDEEVVVDGEVDEGDVHIKPSSRKSTPLFFSEVDVKLVFKEVTSKFLRRRIVEGGRRSDGRTPYEIRPINSKCGLLPRAHGSALFTRGETQSLAVVTLGDKQMAQRVDNLVDVDEWKRFYLQYTFPPSCVGEVGRNGAPSRREIGHGMLAERALEPILPSEDDFPYTIRVESTITESNGSSSMASVCGGCLALQDAGVPIKSSIVGIAMGMVLETEEFGGNGAPLILSDITGSEDASGDMDFKWLQVAGNEDGVTAFQMDIKVSGITLPVMREALLQAKDGRKHIIAEMLKCSSPPSRSLSKYAPLIHIMKVNPEKVNLIIGSGGKKVKSIIEESGVDTIDTQEDGIVRITSRDLSSIEKAKAIITNLTMVPSVGDIFRNCEIKSIVPYGVFVEIAPGREGLCHISELSSEWLAKAEDAVKVGEHIDVKLIEVNEKGQLRLSRKALLPDTDAENASSKQPTGDSNDVASQETSDKGSTKEIISTPKRDLAGELPQKKFIRRLVSAAKDRPNINEDKTKKSSKVVSSVSSKDENTLVNGEANIG, encoded by the exons ATGCTGGCAAATCCTGACAGTGGCAGACTCCACTGCCCTAATCCCTCCCAATTCCTGAACCCAAACAGGCCCAAATGTTTCCGCTTTCCAAACTGCCCTCGTTCCCCATGCTTCCCCAGCAAGTCCAAGTTCTGCAACTTGTCCCTGCTTCTGCCCAGGCAGACCGGCAAGAAGGGTCTTGCCATCAGAGCTTTGTCCGAGTCCGGTGGTGTTTCGACGAGCGGTGGTCCTCAGGGATACCCTCAGCCGTACTCTGTCAAAATCCCTGTTGGTGATAGACAT attttggttgagacagGTCATATTGGGAGACAAGCCAGTGCTTCTGTTACAGTGACAGATGGAGAAACC ATTATTTACACATCTGTTTGTCTGGCCGACACTCCAAGTGAGCCTTCAGACTTCTTCCCTCTTTCGGTACATTATCAGGAGCGCTTTTCAGCTGCAGGTCGAACTAG TGGAGGCTTCTTCAAACGAGAAGGAAGGGCGAAAGATCATGAG GTTCTCATTTGTAGATTGATTGATAGGCCTTTGCGTCCAACTATGTTGAACGGCTTCTACCATGAAACTCAGATACTTTCTTGG GTTCTGAGTTATGATGGTTTGCACTCTCCTGATTCTTTGGCAGTCACAGCAGCTGGAATAGCAGT GGCTCTTTCTGAAGTTCCAAACTCAAAAACTGTAGCAGGAGTGCGAATTGGTCTTGTTGGTGACAAATTTATCGTGAATCCAACAACAAAGGAGATGGAAGACTCTGAGTTGGACTTGTTGGTCGCTGGCACAGATAATGCAATATTGATGATAGAG GGCTATTGTGATTTTCTCACAGAGGAAAAGTTGCTGCAAGCAGTAGAAGTTGGGCAG GATGCCATACAAGCAATTTGCAATGAGGTAGAAGCTTTGGTTAAGAAGTGTGGAAAGCCAAAAATGcttgatgcaatcaaattaCCTCCCCCTGAGCTATATAATCATGTTGAG GAAATTGCCGGTGATGAGTTGATAAGAGCTCTGCAGATTAAGGACAAGATTCCTAGAAGGAAGGCTCTCTTGTCTTTGGAAGGAGAAGTTTTAACTATACTTACAGAAAAGGGATATGTTAGTAAGGATGCAGCTCTTGTAGGCAGTGAAACAATACCAGATATATTTGAAGATgaagaggaggatgaggaagtgGTTGTGGATGGTGAAGTAGATGAAGGTGATGTTCATATAAAGCCTAGTTCACGAAAGTCAACCCCCTTG ttCTTTTCTGAGGTAGATGTGAAGCTGGTATTCAAAGAAGTTACATCCAAATTTTTACGAAGACGCATTGTGGAG GGTGGAAGAAGAAGTGATGGACGTACCCCATATGAGATACGTCCAATCAACTCAAAATGTGGACTGCTTCCAAGGGCACATGGAAGTGCTCTTTTCACACGTGGGGAAACCcag TCATTGGCTGTTGTTACACTCGGGGATAAACAGATGGCACAGAGGGTAGACAACCTAGTAGATGTTGACGAATGGAAGAGATTCTATCTCCAG TACACATTTCCCCCTTCATGTGTTGGGGAAGTTGGACGGAATGGAGCCCCTAGTAGAAGAGAAATTGGCCATGGAATGCTTGCTGAGAGAGCTCTTGAACCAATTTTGCCTTCCGAAGATGATTTTCCTTACACTATACGTGTTGAGAGTACAATTACTGAAAGCAATGGCTCTTCAAG TATGGCATCTGTTTGTGGGGGCTGCTTAGCTTTACAGGATGCTGGTGTTCCAATCAAGTCCTCTATAGTTGGGATAGCAATGGGTATGGTTTTGGAAACTGAGGAATTTGGGGGAAATGGTGCTCCACTAATTCTGTCTGACATAACTGGATCTGAAGATGCATCCGGGGATATGGATTTCAAG TGGTTGCAGGTTGCCGGAAATGAAGATGGTGTAACTGCATTTCAGATGGACATAAAG GTGAGCGGGATTACATTACCAGTTATGAGAGAGGCACTCCTACAGGCAAAGGATGGCCGTAAGCATATTATTG CGGAAATGTTGAAGTGCTCATCTCCTCCTTCAAGATCGCTTTCTAAGTATGCACCACTGATTCACATAATGAAG GTCAACCCGGAGAAAGTAAACTTAATCATTGGTAGTGGTGGGAAGAAGGTGAAGAGTATTATAGAAGAGTCTGGAGTAGACACAATTGACACACAAGAAGACGGGATA GTGAGAATTACCAGCAGGGATTTGTCTAGCATAGAAAAGGCTAAAGCTATTATTACTAACTTGACAATGGTTCCGTCAGTTGGTGATATCTTCAG GAACTGCGAGATCAAATCAATAGTTCCATATGGAGTATTTGTGGAAATAGCACCTGGGCGAGAG GGACTTTGCCATATTAGCGAGTTGAGTTCAGAGTGGCTGGCAAAGGCAGAAGAC gCTGTTAAAGTTGGAGAGCATATTGATGTTAAACTTATTGAG GTAAATGAGAAGGGGCAACTTCGCCTTAGCCGCAAAGCTCTACTTCCAGATACAGATGCAGAGAATGCCAGTTCAAAGCAGCCTACGGGTGACTCCAATGATGTAGCTTCCCAAGAAACATCTGACAAGGGTTCAACGAAGGaaattattagcactccaaagaGGGACTTAGCTGGAGAGCTCCCACAAAAGAAGTTCATTCGGAGATTAGTCAGTGCTGCCAAAGACAGACCAAATATCAACGAAGATAAGACAAAGAAGAGCAGTAAAGTAGTCAGTAGCGTCTCCAGCAAGGACGAAAATACTTTAGTGAATGGAGAGGCTAACATTGGATAG